In Pseudomonas sp. FP1742, the DNA window AGCAGCCAGTAACCCTGATCGGCCCAGGTGTCGAGGCGCAACGTCTGGCCGTCGCTGCGCAGGTTCCGTGGACCGTCGAGCAGGCCGAGGTCGTGCAGGTCGGCATCGTCCAGGCGTGCCTGGGCATAACGTCCGCCCAGGCCGTTGGCAAAGGCTTTCAGGCTGGGGCCATCCAGATGTGGCACCAGGATCGCGCCCTGATCGTCCTTGAGGAAACTGCCGTCGTCCTGCGCGATCGGCGCACCTTCGGCGGTGCCGATGCCGAGCATCAGAAATTGCGTGGGTTTGTCGTCCAGCACCTGACGGATCCCTTGGCGCTCCTGTTCCGTCAATGACGAACCGATCAACAGGATTCGCCCCTGGCCGAGGGCACCCTGATCCAGCAGCGCCAGGGCCTTGGCCACCGCCAAGTCGGCCCGATGCCCGGTTTGGGGCATCAGTGACGGCTTGAGTGCGTCCAGCAGGTTGCGGCTGGTCGACAGGTCATCCGACAGCGGCACCAGCGTGTGGGCACTGCCGGCGTAGACGACGATGGCGGTCTGCGCGTCGCTGCGATTCTGCAGCAGATCCAGCAGTTTGCGCCGGGACTGCTCCAGCCTGTTGGGCGCGACGTCGGTGGCGAGCATTTCCGGGGTCAGCTCGAACAAGACCACCAGCGGGTCGGCGGGTTTCTGGCTGGTTTGCTCGACGCGCTGCCAGCTCGGCCCCAGCAGGGCCAGCACGGTCAGCACCCAGGCCAGGCCCAGGGCGATCCACGGCAATTTGCTCTCGCGACCGCTGCCGCCACTGAGCAATGCGGCATGGAAGGCCGGTGGCAGAATCATTTGCCAGCGACCTGCGCGCTTCTGCCGGTGCCAGAGTTGCCAGAGCAGCCAGCCGAGCAACGGCAGCAATAACAGCCACCAAGGGCGGAACCAGTGCGGCCAGAGAGCTATCATCGGCGCCTCCGCAGACGCAGGCGTTTGAGCCGCTGACGCCAGTCGGGCAGTGGCGTTTGCAGAAACCGCTCTTTGGTAAACAGCTTCTCGGTGAACAGACGTTGCAACGGGTTATCCGGCCAGCGTACGCGGACTACCAGCAGCATGCTCAGCAGCAGGGCTATCGCCAGAGGCCAGTGATACAACGCTTGGGCCGGGCGGGCCTGCGTGGGTTGCTGGGTCACCGGTTCGAGTTGGTCGAGGGTGGCCTTGATCGCCTGCAATTCCTGGCCGTCGTGGGCACGGAAATACCGGCCGCCGGTGGCCTCGGCGATGGCCTTCAAGGCCGGCTCGTCGAGGTCCAGGCTCGGGTTGATGCCCAGGAAGCCCAGGGTACCGCTTTGTTCCGGGTCGGCGCCGATGCCGATCGGGTAGATTTTCACCCCTTCATTCGCCGCCAGACGTGCGGCGGTCAGCGGATCGATCTCGCCACCATTGTTGGCGCCGTCGGTCACCAGAATCAGCACGCGGCTTTGGGCCGGACGTTGGCGCAGGCGTTTGAGGGCCAGGCCGATGGCGTCGCCGATGGCGGTGTTCTTGCCGGCGATGCCGATCCGCGCTTCGTCGAGCCACACTCGCACGGTGTGCCGGTCGAAGGTCAGCGGCGCTTGCAGATAGGCCTGGCTGCCGAACAGGATCAAGCCGACCCGGTCACCGTCGCGACTTTCGAGAAAATCACCGAGTAAATGTTGCACCAGTGTCAGGCGGCTGACGTCTTCGTCCTGCCACTGCATATCGGGAAAGTCCATGGAGCCGGAGACGTCCACCGCCACCAGCAGGTCGCGCCCGCTGGCGGCAATCGGCAGCGGTTCGCCGAGCCATTGCGGACGCGCCGCGGCGATCAGCAACAACAGCCACAGCAGAATGAACGGCGCCTGTTGACGCCAGGCCGGCAGGTTGGCTCGGGCGCGGCGGCGAGCGAGGCCTTCGAGGTCGCTGAGGAAGCTGACTTTGAGCGCCGGTTCGCCACTGTCGGCCACCGGCAACAACACCCGCATCAACCACGGCAGCGGCAGCACGGCGAAGACCCACGGCCAGGCGAACTCAAACATGTTTGCGAATCCAGGTGTCGACGGCTTGAGTCAGGCCGGCGATGGCCTTGTCGTCGAGTTTGCATTCGGGTTTGTAGGCGCCTTCCACCAGCACCATCCAGCGCGTCAGGCCGGCGGCCGGGCAGCGGTTGTCGAGGAACGCCAGCCATTGGCGCCCGTTCAGGGTGTGGCTCTGGCTGTAGGGGTAGTGGTTGCGGCACAGGCGCTTGAGCAACCCGTTGAGTTGTTGCAGCCAGGCACCGGCCGGTGCGCCGTCGTAGGGTTTGGGCATCAGGGCGAGTTCGGCCAGGGCGGCGAGACGCACCGGGTCCAGCGGTTGTTCGGCGCGCACGACAGGGCGTTTGTCCGGAATGAAGCGCCGCAACTGCCAGAGGCCGAAACCGATCAGTGGCAGTAAGAGCAATAACAGCCACCAGCCCGGCGCCGGTGGCCAGAAGTCGATGGGGGGCGGGGAAATCAGCGGTTGCAGTTGATCGAGGCTGCTCATCGACCTTTCCCCGGACGTTGTGGGTTCAGGTATTCGCGCAGTTGCTCGACCATTTCACTCTGGGTGCTCAGCGGCATCAGCAACACCCGCAACTTCTGCGCCAGCAATTCCCAGCGAGCGATGCGTGCTTCCGCTTGAGCGCGATAAGCCTGGCGCAAGTCGAAATTCAAGGTGTCGAGTTCCAGTTGCGCGCCCCGTTCCGCGAAGCGTAATAGCCCGGCGGCGGGCAGGGCGTGATCCAGCGGGTCGGACACCGGCAGCAGCAACAGGTCGCAATGGCGCGACAACAGGCTCAACTGTTGTTCGGCACTGTCGGACAAGGCGCGTTCGTCGCAGATCACGATCACCAGGCTGCCGGGGCGCAGCACTTCCCGGGCGCGACGCAGGGCAATGCCGAAGGCGTCGCGGTCCGGCTCGCGCTCGGTATGCAGCGACTGATTGACCCGCACCAGTCGGTTGAGCAGTTGCAACAGGCTCTGTTTACTGCGTCGCGGCTTGATCTCGTAGTGCTCGTTGTCGCCGAACACCAGCCCGCCAACCCGATCGTTATGACCCAGCGCGGCCCAGCCGATCAGGCTCGCCGCCTGGGCAGCGAGTACCGATTTGAACATCATCCCGGAGCCGAAAAACAGCCTGCGGCTCTGTTCGACCATGATGAAGATCGGCCGCTCGCGTTCCTCATGGAACAGCTTGGTGTGCGGTTCCTGGGTTCGGGCGGTGACGCGCCAGTCAATGCTGCGCACGTCATCGCCGGCCTGATAGACCCGCACCTGATCGAAGTCCACGCCGCGCCCGCGCAGTTTGGAGTGGTGCAGGCCGATCAGCGGGCTGCGCTGGCTCGGCGTGGAAAACAGCTGCACTTCGCGCACGCGATGGCGCATCTCGATCAGCTCGGCGAGGCTGACACGGATGCCCGGTTCGGGCGGCGCAATGGCGTTCATCGGGGTCAAGCGACGGCTACGACGTCGAGAATCCGCTGGACCACCCGGTCCTGGTCGATGCCAGCGGCTTCGGCTTCAAAGGAAAGAATGATGCGGTGGCGCAACACATCGAACAGCACCGCCTGAATGTCTTCCGGGCTGACGAAGTCGCGACCGGCCAGCCAGGCGTGGGCGCGGGCGCAACGGTCGAGGGCGATGGAGCCGCGCGGGCTGGCGCCATAGGCGATCCATTCGGCCATTTCCGGATCGAACTTGGCCGGGATGCGTGTGGCCATGACCAGTTGCACCAGGTATTCCTCCACGGCGTCAGCCATGTACAAACCGAGGATTTCCTTGCGCGCGGCGAAAATCGCCTGCTGGCTGACCCGGCGTTCGGGCTTGGTTTCGCCGTGCAGCGCTTCGCCACGGGCCTGTTGCAGAATCCGCCGTTCGACGGTGGCGTCGGGGAAGCCGATTTTCACGTGCATCAGGAACCGGTCGAGCTGGGCTTCGGGCAGCGGGTAGGTGCCTTCCTGCTCGATGGGGTTTTGCGTGGCCATGACCAGAAACAGCGGCGACAGGTCGTAAGTGCTGCGCCCGACGCTGACCTGGCGTTCGCCCATGGCTTCGAGCAGAGCCGACTGGACCTTGGCCGGGGCGCGGTTGATTTCGTCCGCCAGCACCAGGTTGTGGAAGATCGGCCCTTGCTGGAACACGAAACTGCCGGTTTCCGGGCGATAGATTTCCGTGCCGGTGATGTCGGCCGGCAGCAGGTCGGGGGTGAACTGGATGCGGTGGAACTGGGCTTCGATGCCTTCGGCGAGTTCTTTGATGGCCTTGGTCTTGGCCAGGCCCGGGGCACCTTCGACCAACATGTGGCCGTCGGCGAGCAGGGCGATGAGCAAGCGCTCGATGAGTTTTTCCTGGCCGAGAATCTGCGTTGAAAGAAAGGTTCGCAGCGCGAGCAGCGCTTCACGATGTTCCATCGATGACTGTTCCTGGAAAGGGTGACCGAAGACGTTCGAATAACGCCAGGGCTGGGGGCGTTACTTTAATCCATCGCGGGGGGCGGCGACTAACGGCATTTTGTGCAAAGTGCGGGAAGGTTATAGAGCCGTAGAGTGATATTGGCCTTTCGGGCCTCTTCGCGAGCAAGCCCGCTCCCACAGTTAACCGCGTTCTTCCAGAAAAAATGCGGTTAACTGTGGGGGCGGGCTTGCTCGCGAAGGCGGCCGCTCAGCTGAAATTCCGAGGTTCAAAGCTCGCTGATATAGGTACCAATCCCCTTGAGAATGTTCTGCAAGGTCTCTTCCACCTCAGCCAGATCGCTCGCATCGGTACTGTGCAGAATCTCCAGCGAATCATTACCACCCAGCGCATCGGCATCCGCGGCAGCGATTTCGATCAAAAGGCGGTCAGGGCCGAGGGTGACTTTCACGCCATCCAGGGCCGAAGGCTTGTCGTGGAAGATGATCTCCAGCTCGTCCTCGTCCGGAAAGCGGCTCATCAGGAACATTTCGCCCTCGGGGCTGTTGCAGCAGAGCATGGCCAGATTGTCTTCTTCTTCGTCACACGGGTTGACGATCAAGAGGTCGGTTGTCATTTGCATGGGGAAATCCTGGCTCGGCGAGCGTGGTGAACGCGACAAAAGGCAATTCTGCCAGCCCTGGGGAATTTCTGCTCGGCTGAGTGTCAGAGAAGGTGTCGTGAACATTTGGGGCGTCCTCGGTCATTTCGGGCACGCGGGTGCCGTAAAACCGGGGATAAAGTGCCCATTTTACTGCATGACTGCTAGTGTTGTTCGAGGCACATGCCGCGAGTTACGTGCCGATGACCGAATATGTCGCAGCGCTGCAAGCACGGCCCTTGCCGCACTCGTTAAGCTGCGCAACGGATGAGCACCCGTAAAGGCATTGACGATGGCTGCGATGGTAGCCCCGCCAGTCGTTTTTGCAGATGCCCATTCAATGGAAGGTGAATGTGACCTGAGTGTCTCGTCCAGCTTCACCCAACTGTCGTCCTGTTTCCTCTGCCCGAGAATCAGGAACAGGGTGACGGATTGCCCCGAAAGGGGTTTGCACGCGACGCTTCCATCAATAACAAGCCCAAGCGGAGTACCACAGATGGCGTTCTTCACCGCAGCCAGCAAAGCCGACTTCCAGCACCAACTGCAAGCGGCACTGGCGCAGCACATCAGTGAACAGGCACTGCCACAAGTGGCGCTGTTCGCCGAACAATTTTTCGGCATCATTTCCCTCGACGAGCTGACCCAGCGTCGGTTGTCCGACCTCGCCGGCTGTACCCTTTCTGCGTGGCGCCTGCTTGAGCGCTTCGATCACGCGCAACCGCAAGTGCGCGTCTACAACCCCGATTACGAACGTCACGGCTGGCAGTCGACCCACACCGCGGTCGAAGTGCTGCACCACGATCTGCCGTTCCTGGTGGATTCGGTGCGCACCGAGCTGAACCGTCGCGGTTACAGCATCCATACCCTGCAAACCACTGTGCTGAGCGTGCGTCGCGGCAGCAAGGGCGAGCTGTTGGAAGTCCTGCCCAAGGGCACCCAGGGCGAAGGCATTCTGCAAGAATCGCTGATGTACCTGGAAATCGACCGTTGTGCCAACACGGCCGAACTCAATGTCCTGGCCAAGGAACTGGAGCAGGTTCTCGGCGAAGTCCGCGTCGCGGTCGCCGATTTCGAACCGATGAAAGCCAAGGTCCAGGAGCTGATCGAAGGCATCGACAATAGCCAGTTCGCCATCGACGCCGAAGAAAAATCCGAAATCAAGAGCTTCCTGGAATGGCTGGTGGGCAACCACTTCACGTTCCTGGGCTACGAAGAATTCGTGGTGGGCGAAGATCAGAACGGCGGTCACATCGTCTATGACCAGAACTCGTTCCTCGGCCTGACCAAACTGCTGCGCGCCGGCCTGACCGTCGATGACCTGCGCATCGAAGACTACGCCGTCAACTATCTGCGTGAACCAACGCCGCTGTCGTTCGCCAAGGCGGCACACCCAAGCCGTGTCCACCGTCCGGCCTACCCGGACTACGTGTCGATCCGCCAGATCGATGCCAACGGCAAGGTCATCAAGGAATGCCGCTTCATGGGCCTGTACACCTCGTCGGTGTATGGCGAAAGCGTGCGGGTCATTCCTTACATTCGTCGCAAGGTCGAGATCATCGAGCAGCGTTCGGGCTTCCAGGCCAAGGCTCACTTGGGCAAGGAACTGGCCCAGGTGCTTGAAGTGTTGCCTCGCGATGACCTGTTCCAGACCCCGGTGGACGAGTTGTTCACCACCGTGATGTCGATCGTGCAGATCCAGGAACGCAACAAGATCCGCGTATTCTTGCGCAAAGACCCGTACGGTCGTTTCTGCTACTGCCTGGCCTATGTGCCGCGTGACATTTACTCCACCGAAGTGCGCCAGAAGATCCAGCAAGTGCTGATGGATCGTCTGAAAGCCTCTGACTGCGAGTTCTGGACCTTCTTCTCCGAATCCGTGCTGGCCCGTGTGCAGCTGATTCTGCGGGTCGATCCGAAGAACCGTCTGGACATCGACCCGGTTCTGCTGGAAAAAGAAGTGGTGCAGGCCTGCCGCAGCTGGCAGGACGACTACGCCAGCCTGGTGGTCGAGAGCTTCGGCGAAGCCCAGGGCACCAACGTGCTGGCCGACTTCCCGAAAGGCTTCCCGGCCGGTTACCGCGAGCGTTTCGCCGCCCACTCGGCGGTGGTCGACATGCAGCACCTGCTGAGCCTGAGCGAAAAGAACCCGCTGGTGATGAGCTTCTATCAGCCGCTGGGTCAGGTATCGGGCCAACGTGAGCTGCACTGCAAGCTGTATCACGCCGACACGCCGCTGGCGTTGTCCGATGTATTGCCGATCCTGGAAAACCTCGGCCTGCGCGTACTGGGTGAATTCCCGTATCGCCTGCGCCACAACAGCGGTCGCGAGTTCTGGATCCACGACTTCGCATTCACCGCCGCTGAAGGCCTGGAACTCGACATCCAGCAACTCAACGACACCTTGCAGGACGCCTTCGTCCACATCGTGCGTGGCGATGCCGAGAACGATGCGTTCAACCGTCTGGTGCTGACCGCCGGCCTGCCATGGCGCGACGTGGCGCTGCTGCGTGCCTACGCCCGTTACATGAAGCAGATCCGTCTGGGCTTCGACCTGGGTTACATCGCCAGCACCCTGAACAACCACACCGACATCGCTCGCGAGTTGACCCGGTTGTTCAAAACCCGTTTCTACCTGGCGCGCAAGCTGTCCGGCGACGATCTGGAAGACAAGCAGCAACGCCTGGAACACGCGATTCTGACCGCACTGGACGATGTTCAGGTGCTGAACGAAGACCGCATCCTGCGTCGTTACCTGGACCTGATCAAGGCGACCCTGCGCACCAACTTCTACCAGACCGATGCTCACGGTCAGAACAAGTCCTACTTCAGCTTCAAGTTCAACCCGCACCAGATTCCAGAGCTGCCGAAGCCGGTTCCGAAGTTCGAAATCTTCGTTTACTCGCCGCGCGTCGAAGGCGTGCACCTGCGCTTCGGTAACGTGGCTCGCGGCGGTCTGCGCTGGTCCGACCGTGAAGAAGACTTCCGTACCGAAGTCCTGGGCCTGGTAAAAGCCCAGCAAGTGAAGAACTCGGTCATCGTGCCGGTGGGTGCGAAGGGCGGCTTCCTGCCGCGTCGCCTGCCACTGGGCGGCAGCCGTGACGAGATCGCGGCCGAGGGCATCGCCTGCTACCGTATCTTCATCTCGGGCCTGTTGGACATCACCGACAACCTGAAAGACGGTGCGCTGGTACCGCCGGCCAACGTCGTGCGGCATGACGACGATGACCCGTACCTGGTGGTGGCGGCGGACAAGGGCACTGCGACCTTCTCCGACATCGCCAACGGTATCGCCATCGACTACGGCTTCTGGCTCGGTGACGCCTTTGCGTCCGGCGGCTCGGCCGGTTATGACCACAAGAAGATGGGCATCACCGCCAAGGGCGCGTGGGTCGGCGTTCAACGCCACTTCCGCGAGCGCGGCATCAACGTTCAGGAAGACAGCATCACTGTGGTGGGCGTCGGCGACATGGCCGGTGACGTGTTCGGTAACGGCTTGCTGATGTCCGACAAGCTGCAACTGGTCGCAGCGTTCAACCACCTGCACATCTTCATCGACCCGAACCCGGAGCCTGCCAGCAGCTTCGCCGAGCGTCAGCGCCTGTTCGACCTGCCGCGTTCGGCGTGGTCCGACTACGACACCAGCATCATGTCCGAAGGCGGCGGGATCTTCTCGCGCAGCGCGAAAAGCATCGCGATTTCCCCGCAGATGAAAGAGCGCTTCGACATTCAGGCCGACAAGCTGACCCCGACCGAACTGCTCAATGCCTTGCTCAAGGCACCGGTAGACCTGTTGTGGAACGGCGGTATCGGCACTTACGTCAAAGCCAGCAGCGAAAGCCACGCCGATGTCGGCGACAAGGCCAACGATGCACTGCGCGTGAACGGCAACGAACTGCGCTGCAAAGTGGTGGGCGAGGGCGGTAACCTCGGTATGACTCAGCTGGGTCGTGTCGAATTCGGCCTCAATGGCGGCGGTTCCAACACCGACTTCATCGACAACGCTGGTGGCGTGGACTGCTCCGACCACGAAGTGAACATCAAGATCCTGCTCAACGAAGTCGTGCACGCGGGTGACATGACCGACAAGCAACGTAACCAGTTGCTGGCGAGCATGACCGACGAAGTCGGCAATCTGGTGCTCGGCAACAACTACAAGCAGACTCAGGCACTGTCCCTGGCGGCCCGTCGCGCTTATGCGCGGATCGCTGAATACAAGCGTCTGATGAACGATCTGGAAGGCCGTGGCAAGCTGGATCGCGCCATCGAGTTCCTGCCGACTGAAGATCAACTGGCCGAACGTGTCGCGGCGGGCCATGGCCTGACCCGTGCCGAACTGTCGGTGCTGATCTCCTACAGCAAGATCGACCTCAAGGAAGCGCTGCTCAACTCCCTGGTACCGGACGACGACTACCTGACCCGCGACATGGAAACCGCTTTCCCGCCGACGCTGGTGAGCAAGTTCTCCGACGCCATGCGCCGTCACCGTCTGAAGCGCGAAATCGTCAGCACCCAGATCGCCAACGATCTGGTGAACCACATGGGCATTACCTTCGTTCAGCGGCTCAAAGAGTCGACCGGCATGAGCCCGGCGAACGTGGCCGGTGCTTACGTGATCGTGCGTGACATTTTCCATCTCCCGCACTGGTTCCGTCAGATCGAAGCCCTGGATTATCAGGTCTCGGCCGACGTACAACTGGAGCTGATGGACGAGCTGATGCGTCTGGGCCGTCGCGCCACGCGCTGGTTCCTGCGTGCCCGTCGCAACGAGCAGAACGCCGCCCGTGACGTCGCGCACTTCGGTCCGCACCTGAAGGAGTTGGGTCTCAAGCTTGACGAACTGCTCAGTGGCGAGATTCGCGAAACCTGGCAGGCCCGCTATCAGGCGTACGTCGAAGCCGGTGTGCCGGAGTTGCTGGCACGCATGGTGGCTGGCACCACGCACCTGTACACCCTGCTGCCGATCATCGAGGCTTCCGACGTGACCGGTCAGGATCCGGCGGATGTGGCCAAGGCCTACTTCGCCGTGGGCAGTGCGCTGGACATCACCTGGTACCTGCAACAGATCAGTGCCCTGCCGGTTGAAAACAACTGGCAGGCCCTGGCCCGTGAAGCGTTCCGCGATGACGTCGACTGGCAACAACGTGCGATCACCATCTCCGTCCTGCAACAGGGCAATGGCACTCAGGACGTGGAAACGCGTCTGGAGCTGTGGATGGAAGAGCACGAAGGCATGATCGAACGCTGGCGCGCCATGCTGGTGGAAATCCGTGCCGCCAGCGGTACGGACTACGCCATGTACGCGGTGGCCAACCGTGAATTGCTGGATGTGGCGTTGAGCGGTCAAACGGTGGTGCCTGCGGCTATCGCCGTCACTGCGAGCGCCGAGCTGGAGCCCGCTGCCTGATTAAGCGCTGAATGAAAAAGCCCCGCTCTTGAAAGAGGCGGGGCTTTTTTATGTCTGAAGGTTTTGTGGCGGCTGGTCGGGCCTCTTCGCGGGCAAGCCCGCTCCCACAGGATTTGTGTGTTGAACTCATTACCGTTGAACAACAGCCGCGATAAGGCCCTCAGCATCGCCTCAGCGATCAGTTCTGCAAAGGAATCAACACTTTCTCATCCGGGGCCAACACCATGAACACCAACAGTTTGGCGGGTTGGGTGGCGCTGGCATTTTTCGAGACCAGATGTTCCGAACCTGCCGGTTCGTACCAGAATTCGCCAGCCTTGTAGGTAATCGCTTTT includes these proteins:
- a CDS encoding VWA domain-containing protein; this translates as MIALWPHWFRPWWLLLLPLLGWLLWQLWHRQKRAGRWQMILPPAFHAALLSGGSGRESKLPWIALGLAWVLTVLALLGPSWQRVEQTSQKPADPLVVLFELTPEMLATDVAPNRLEQSRRKLLDLLQNRSDAQTAIVVYAGSAHTLVPLSDDLSTSRNLLDALKPSLMPQTGHRADLAVAKALALLDQGALGQGRILLIGSSLTEQERQGIRQVLDDKPTQFLMLGIGTAEGAPIAQDDGSFLKDDQGAILVPHLDGPSLKAFANGLGGRYAQARLDDADLHDLGLLDGPRNLRSDGQTLRLDTWADQGYWLLLPLLLLAACAGRRGWLFCLPLLFLLPQPSYAFDFEDLWLRPDQQGLRLLKQKRPAEAAQHFEDPQWQGVALYEAGDYSGAAQRFAESNDAHAHYNRGNALAKSGELEAALDAYDQALERQPDLRPALTNKALVETLLKQKTATPPVEPDKTADSDSQTIGQEPPPGSATQPSDGEPKTDAQQTTPDAAPPTATPPQPGANEVPGSELGDEQSTTPPRRPASDMLEGEQQQALEQWLRKIPDDPGELLRRKFWYEQQQHQDQGKTR
- a CDS encoding VWA domain-containing protein, with translation MFEFAWPWVFAVLPLPWLMRVLLPVADSGEPALKVSFLSDLEGLARRRARANLPAWRQQAPFILLWLLLLIAAARPQWLGEPLPIAASGRDLLVAVDVSGSMDFPDMQWQDEDVSRLTLVQHLLGDFLESRDGDRVGLILFGSQAYLQAPLTFDRHTVRVWLDEARIGIAGKNTAIGDAIGLALKRLRQRPAQSRVLILVTDGANNGGEIDPLTAARLAANEGVKIYPIGIGADPEQSGTLGFLGINPSLDLDEPALKAIAEATGGRYFRAHDGQELQAIKATLDQLEPVTQQPTQARPAQALYHWPLAIALLLSMLLVVRVRWPDNPLQRLFTEKLFTKERFLQTPLPDWRQRLKRLRLRRRR
- a CDS encoding DUF4381 domain-containing protein, coding for MSSLDQLQPLISPPPIDFWPPAPGWWLLLLLLPLIGFGLWQLRRFIPDKRPVVRAEQPLDPVRLAALAELALMPKPYDGAPAGAWLQQLNGLLKRLCRNHYPYSQSHTLNGRQWLAFLDNRCPAAGLTRWMVLVEGAYKPECKLDDKAIAGLTQAVDTWIRKHV
- a CDS encoding DUF58 domain-containing protein; protein product: MNAIAPPEPGIRVSLAELIEMRHRVREVQLFSTPSQRSPLIGLHHSKLRGRGVDFDQVRVYQAGDDVRSIDWRVTARTQEPHTKLFHEERERPIFIMVEQSRRLFFGSGMMFKSVLAAQAASLIGWAALGHNDRVGGLVFGDNEHYEIKPRRSKQSLLQLLNRLVRVNQSLHTEREPDRDAFGIALRRAREVLRPGSLVIVICDERALSDSAEQQLSLLSRHCDLLLLPVSDPLDHALPAAGLLRFAERGAQLELDTLNFDLRQAYRAQAEARIARWELLAQKLRVLLMPLSTQSEMVEQLREYLNPQRPGKGR
- a CDS encoding MoxR family ATPase; this encodes MEHREALLALRTFLSTQILGQEKLIERLLIALLADGHMLVEGAPGLAKTKAIKELAEGIEAQFHRIQFTPDLLPADITGTEIYRPETGSFVFQQGPIFHNLVLADEINRAPAKVQSALLEAMGERQVSVGRSTYDLSPLFLVMATQNPIEQEGTYPLPEAQLDRFLMHVKIGFPDATVERRILQQARGEALHGETKPERRVSQQAIFAARKEILGLYMADAVEEYLVQLVMATRIPAKFDPEMAEWIAYGASPRGSIALDRCARAHAWLAGRDFVSPEDIQAVLFDVLRHRIILSFEAEAAGIDQDRVVQRILDVVAVA
- a CDS encoding NAD-glutamate dehydrogenase yields the protein MAFFTAASKADFQHQLQAALAQHISEQALPQVALFAEQFFGIISLDELTQRRLSDLAGCTLSAWRLLERFDHAQPQVRVYNPDYERHGWQSTHTAVEVLHHDLPFLVDSVRTELNRRGYSIHTLQTTVLSVRRGSKGELLEVLPKGTQGEGILQESLMYLEIDRCANTAELNVLAKELEQVLGEVRVAVADFEPMKAKVQELIEGIDNSQFAIDAEEKSEIKSFLEWLVGNHFTFLGYEEFVVGEDQNGGHIVYDQNSFLGLTKLLRAGLTVDDLRIEDYAVNYLREPTPLSFAKAAHPSRVHRPAYPDYVSIRQIDANGKVIKECRFMGLYTSSVYGESVRVIPYIRRKVEIIEQRSGFQAKAHLGKELAQVLEVLPRDDLFQTPVDELFTTVMSIVQIQERNKIRVFLRKDPYGRFCYCLAYVPRDIYSTEVRQKIQQVLMDRLKASDCEFWTFFSESVLARVQLILRVDPKNRLDIDPVLLEKEVVQACRSWQDDYASLVVESFGEAQGTNVLADFPKGFPAGYRERFAAHSAVVDMQHLLSLSEKNPLVMSFYQPLGQVSGQRELHCKLYHADTPLALSDVLPILENLGLRVLGEFPYRLRHNSGREFWIHDFAFTAAEGLELDIQQLNDTLQDAFVHIVRGDAENDAFNRLVLTAGLPWRDVALLRAYARYMKQIRLGFDLGYIASTLNNHTDIARELTRLFKTRFYLARKLSGDDLEDKQQRLEHAILTALDDVQVLNEDRILRRYLDLIKATLRTNFYQTDAHGQNKSYFSFKFNPHQIPELPKPVPKFEIFVYSPRVEGVHLRFGNVARGGLRWSDREEDFRTEVLGLVKAQQVKNSVIVPVGAKGGFLPRRLPLGGSRDEIAAEGIACYRIFISGLLDITDNLKDGALVPPANVVRHDDDDPYLVVAADKGTATFSDIANGIAIDYGFWLGDAFASGGSAGYDHKKMGITAKGAWVGVQRHFRERGINVQEDSITVVGVGDMAGDVFGNGLLMSDKLQLVAAFNHLHIFIDPNPEPASSFAERQRLFDLPRSAWSDYDTSIMSEGGGIFSRSAKSIAISPQMKERFDIQADKLTPTELLNALLKAPVDLLWNGGIGTYVKASSESHADVGDKANDALRVNGNELRCKVVGEGGNLGMTQLGRVEFGLNGGGSNTDFIDNAGGVDCSDHEVNIKILLNEVVHAGDMTDKQRNQLLASMTDEVGNLVLGNNYKQTQALSLAARRAYARIAEYKRLMNDLEGRGKLDRAIEFLPTEDQLAERVAAGHGLTRAELSVLISYSKIDLKEALLNSLVPDDDYLTRDMETAFPPTLVSKFSDAMRRHRLKREIVSTQIANDLVNHMGITFVQRLKESTGMSPANVAGAYVIVRDIFHLPHWFRQIEALDYQVSADVQLELMDELMRLGRRATRWFLRARRNEQNAARDVAHFGPHLKELGLKLDELLSGEIRETWQARYQAYVEAGVPELLARMVAGTTHLYTLLPIIEASDVTGQDPADVAKAYFAVGSALDITWYLQQISALPVENNWQALAREAFRDDVDWQQRAITISVLQQGNGTQDVETRLELWMEEHEGMIERWRAMLVEIRAASGTDYAMYAVANRELLDVALSGQTVVPAAIAVTASAELEPAA